GTCGAGATTCTCGCGCACTTCGACTCCCTCGACGAGGTGCCGGAGGTGGACCGCGAGCGCGAACTGGTCAACGTCATGCGGCCCGACGAGACCCGAGCGTGTCTCTCGCAGGAGGAGGCGCTCGCCAACGCGCCCGAGACGGAGGACGGCTACTTCAAGGGACCGCGGGTGTCGTAGATGGGCGATCTGAACGCCTTCATCACCGAGGAGACGATCGAGGGCGCGGACGACGGGCCCCTCGCGGGGCGGACCGTCGCCGTCAAGGACAACATCTCGACCGCGGGCGTCAGGACGACCTGCGGGTCGGCGATGCTCGAGGACTACGTCCCGCCCTACGACGCGACGGTCGTCGAGCGCCTGACGGCGGCCGGCGCGACCGTCGTCGGCAAGACCAACATGGACGAGTTCGGGATGGGCTCGACCACCGAGACCTCCGCCTACGGCCCGACCGAGAACCCCGCCGCGCCGGGGCGCGTCCCGGGCGGCTCCTCGGGCGGTTCCGCCGCCGCCGTGGCCGCGGGCGAGGCCGACCTCGCGCTCGGGACCGACACGGGCGGATCGATCCGCAACCCCGCCGCCTTCTGCGGCGTCGTCGGCATCAAGCCCACCTACGGTCTCGTCTCGCGCTACGGCCTCGTCGCGTACGCCAACTCGCTCGAGCAGATCGGTCCGCTCGCGCCGACGGTCGAGGAGGCGGCGGAACTGCTCGACGTGATCGCCGGCCCGGACGAGCGCGACGCGACGACCCGCGACGCGAGCGAGGCACGCGACGACCCGGACGGGCGGGCGGCCGCCGACTACGCGAGCGCCGCCGACGGCGACGTGTCGGGGACGACGATCGGCGTCCCGACCGAACTCGTCGAGGGGGCAGACGGGGGCGTCGTCGAGGCGTTCGAGGCCGCGCTGGACGACCTCCGGGCGCAGGGCGCGGAGACGGTCGACGTGTCTCTCCCCTCCGTCGAGCGGGCGGTCGCCGCCTACTACGTCATCGCGATGTCCGAGGCGTCCTCGAACCTGGCGCGCTTCGACGGCGTCCGCTACGGCGTCTCCGCGAGCAGCGCGAGCGGTGGTTCGGAGGACGAGCGGAGCGAGTCCTCCGCCGTCTCTGGCGGCTACGAGGGCAACTGGAACGACGCCTTCGCCCGGTCTCGCGAGGCGGGCTTCGGCGAGGAGGTGAAGCGCCGCGTCCTCCTCGGGACCTACGCCCTCTCGGCCGGCTACCACGACAAGTACTACGCCAAGGCCCAGGACGCCCGCGCGTGGGTCGCCCGGGACTTCGACGCGGCGCTGTCGGAGGCGGACGTCCTCGCCTCCCCCACGATGCCCGTCCCGCCGTTCGAGCGGGGCGAGAGCCTCGACGACCCGCTCCAGATGTACCTCGCGGACGTGAACACCGTCCCGATCAACCTCGCCGACCTCCCCGCGATCTCCGTCCCGGCGGGCGAGACGGACGGTCTCCCCGTCGGCGTCCAGTTCGTCGGCCCCGCCTTCGGCGAGCGCGAGATCGTCCGCGTCGGGAGCGCGCTGGCCTGAGCGGGTGTCACTGCGCTCCCGGTTCCGCCGCCGAGCACCGTCGGCCTCGTCGACGTACCGTCGATCCACCGACTTCGGCGGAGCGTCCGAACTCGAAACAGGTCACTCACGAACGACAAGTCGGACGTGACTAACGCAGCTGCGTTTGTGCTGAGGTGGCGAAAACCATTAGCCAACGCCGTCGAAACACCCGTTCGATAGTTCATGAAGGTTCAGATGCTGACGCTCGACTTCCTCGACCGGGCGCTCGATCTCTACGACGACGTGGTCGGGGTGGTCGCCCACGACGGCACGGAGTACACCTACGCCGAGTTCGGCGAGCGGGTGAACCGTCTCTCGAACGCGCTCGCCGATCTCGGCGTGGAACAGGGCTCCCGGGTCGCGCTCCTCGCGCCGAACACGCACTACTTCCTCGAGACGCTCTACGCGACCAACCAGCTCGGCGCGGTGTTCGTCCCGATGAACTACCGCCTCGTCCCGGAGGACTTCGAGTACATCCTCTCGGACTGCGAGGCGAACACGGTCATCGCGGACTACGACTACGCCGAGAACGTCGAGTCCGTTCGGGACTCGATACCGGCGGACAACTACGTCGGCTACCGGGCCGACGAGATCGAGGGCGACTGGCTCGACTACGAGGACCTGCTCGCCGACGCCTCCGTCGAGGCCCCCGAACGCCCCGACATCGTCGAGGACGACGACGCCTCGATCAACTACACCTCCGGGACGACCGGCGACCCGAAGGGCGTCGTGCGGACCCACCGCACCGAGCACTGGCACGCGCTCGTGCTCAACCAGCACATGGAGATCCGCGACGACGACACGTACCTCTGGACGCTGCCGATGTTCCACTGCAACGGCTGGGGGCACACCTACGCCATCACGGGCACCGGGGGGACGCACATCTGTCAGCGCACGTTCGATCCCGAGGGGACGCTCCGGCGCATCCGTGACCACGACGTGTCGTTCATGTGCGGCGCGCCGACGGTCCTCAACCGGATCATCGCCTACCACGAGGAGCACCCCGACGAGCCGACGACGGGCGACCGGGAACTCCGCATCGCCACCGCGGGCAGCGCCCCGCCGAAGGCGACCATCGAGACCGTCGAGGACGAGGTCGGCTGGCGCATCATCCACATCTACGGCCTCACCGAGACCGCGCCCATCATCACCACCTCGAACTCCCCCCGGCGCATCGCCCAGCGCGGCCGGGAGATCAAGTCCTTCCAGGGGTTCGAGACGCTCGCCACCGACGTGCGGGTCGTCGACGACGACGGCGAGGACGTGCCCCGCGACGGCCGGACGATGGGCGAGATCGTCGTGAAGGGCAACCAGGTGATGGACCGCTACCTCAACAAGGAGGAGGCGACCCACGAGGCGTTCAACGCGAAGAAGCCCGGCTACTTCCACACCGGCGACCTCGCGAGCTGGAACGAGGACGGGATGATCTCGATCAAGGACCGCGAGAAGGACATCATCATCTCCGGCGGGGAGAACGTCTCCTCGCTCCAGGTCGAGGACGTGCTCTACGACCACCCCGCGATCGCCAAGGCGGCGGTCATCCCCACGCCGAGCGACGAGTGGGGCGAGATGGTCACGGCGCTCGTCGTCACGAAACCCGGCGAGGACCTCACCGCCGACGAGGTGACCGAGTTCGCCCGCGAACACCTCGCGGGCTACAAGATCCCCCGGCGCGTCGAGTTCGTCGACGACCTCCCCGAGACGGCCACCGGCAAGGTCCAGAAGTACCAGCTCCGCCAGGAGTACTGGGAGGGCGAGGAGCGACTGATCGGGTAGGGCCGAGAGAGCGGGACGTTCTATACTCTGCGGAGAACGGACGTGATTATTATTGATGACCGGACAGTGACTCCCGTCATGGGAACCTTCGAGAAGATCGCCGTTCTCGATATGAAACTCAGGGTCGTCGTCGTCGTGGCAGTACTGACGTTTCTCGTCGTGGCAATTCCGATTCTCACCGTTTTCTCCCTCGACGCCGGGGTCGTAACCGGAGCGGTGGCCGCGATCGTGGCGGCGTACCTCACCGCCAAACGGCTCTCTTGATGCGACCGGTCGAGTACCGAGTACTCCGTGTGCGTGACTTACTCCGTTTTCTCTCTGTCGGGCAATTTCACTAGTACAGCGATCAGCGGTATTCCTCGATGTCCCGATACGGAACGTAGTATCCGAAATCGTCGATCCAGGTTTTAAGCCACGCGTCTGCGGTCGGTCTGTCGACTCGACCGGCGTCGATAGCCGCGAGCAAGATGCCGACAGAGCCGACTACTGAGATACCTTGGTTCTTGGCGAACGTACGAGCGTCACCGTCATCGGTCAGGAGGCGGCCATCGTGAGCGTCGGCAAGGGCGAACGCCTGTGCCTCACCGGGGTCGAGATGCCCGCGGACGACTGCCTCACGGTTTGCTACGGTGTCCGAAACCGAAGCGACGGGAACAGTTTCATCGAGCGCATCGAGCGCTGGACGGAGGTACGGATGACTGTCGACTCCGTTCTCGAGTTCTTCGCGAACGACCGGAACGGTACAAATATTCGCGAGAGCCGCCAGCAAGTCTACGCGATCGATAAACGAGAAGTTGGAGAGGACTGTGGTATCCAATACGCTCGGATTTGGCGGGACATCGTTCGTCGTCATTCAGATGGTGAATCGTTACCGCCAGCGGCCGACTGCTCGTCGTCTCTGTCGGTAAATTCGAGTTCGGTGGCGGCCCCCGCTTCGTACTCAGCGTCGGCTTCGTCCGCGAGCCCGAGTCGGAGTTCGACGCCGTGCTCACGAAGGATATCGCGCATCGTCCAGCGGTCGACGGCTGCGAGTCGGGCAGCATCTCCGAGGGTAATCACCTCTCGTTCGTAGAGGGCGACGGCGGCGGCAATGCGTTCGTTTTCGTGGTCCTCGAAGTATTCACGAGCGAACTCCCGGAGGGCATCGCTCTTACCGCCGAACACGCCGGCTTCGACCGTCCCCTCGATGAGCAGTTCTAAGTCGTCGGGGTAGGAGCCAGTGATTCGCGCCATCGTTCTACCTCCGCCTAGGCTTTCATACTATTTATGAACTCGGCTCGACGGTGTGATCAGCTATCGCGTGGGCCCTCAACTGTCGTCACGGACGCTTTTGTTGTCCGCTGAGGATGCCGCTCCTGGGAGTTACGCTACAAAGGCCGCTCGCTCACTCACTGCGTTCGTTCGCTTGCGGCACTACGCACGAGCACGAGCGAAGGCCGCCATCGAGGCGCTCAGTAGCTCCATCGCGGTCGTCACCCCCACGCCGCCGCGGCGTCGGCGAGGAAGTCCGCGTACGCTCTCTTCGCCGCCGTCCACTCGTCGCCGCCGCGCTCGTACGCCCCGCGCACCTCCTCGAACTCGGCCGTCGAGTACGGCGAGGCGACCCGCATCATCTCGAAGATCACGGCGTCGGGGAGGCGGTCGTCCGCGAGCACCCGATCCCGCACCGTCGCGGGGTCGTCGTCGAGCGAGACGTGCGACCGGGGCAGGCTCTTCGACATCTTCGGGTAGCCCGCGAGCCCGGGCACGAGCCGGGTGTAGAGGCCGGCGACGGTGCCCGAGTAGGGCGACGCGTCGAGCAGTCCCCGGACGAACGATGACAGCCCGTGGTTGTCGCTCCCGCCGACGAAGCAGACGTGCTCGTACCCGCCGCGGACGAGGGGGTGGAGCGTGTCGGCGGCGAGCAGGAGGCCGGTCTGCGCACCGGCGAACCGGGGCGTCTCGCCCCCGGGCGTCTCGGCAGACTCGTACGCCGCCGCCAGTTCGGACTCGAAGGCCGTCGGCTCCGGTTCCGACTCTCGGGCGCTCCCGTCGCCCTCCCCTGCCTCCCCCGGGTCGTCGGAGCCGTCGGCCGCCTCGCCGTCCGGGTCGTAGTACCGCGAGAGGAGCATCGCCGTCCGGAGCACCCCGGGCGCGTCGAGTTGCGTGCGGAGGGTGCCCGCCCGCTCGTCGAAGCCGAGGTCGAGCGCGAACGAGCGGTAGCGCCCCGCGAGCGCCCGCACCTCGTTCAACCCGCGCCCCGCGGCGAGGTAGGCGGGGAGGTCCGCGAGGACGAGTTGCACGTCGAGCCCCGCCTCCTGTAACCGGATCGCCGTCAGTAGCTGGCCGAGGGTGCCGACGTGCGGCGGGCCGGTCATCGAGACGCCGGACGTGACGAGCGCCGGCTCGCCCGCGTCCACCCGCGACGCGAACGCTCGCCCCCGGTCGGCGACCGCGAAGGTCCGTCCGA
The Halomarina pelagica DNA segment above includes these coding regions:
- a CDS encoding long-chain-fatty-acid--CoA ligase — encoded protein: MKVQMLTLDFLDRALDLYDDVVGVVAHDGTEYTYAEFGERVNRLSNALADLGVEQGSRVALLAPNTHYFLETLYATNQLGAVFVPMNYRLVPEDFEYILSDCEANTVIADYDYAENVESVRDSIPADNYVGYRADEIEGDWLDYEDLLADASVEAPERPDIVEDDDASINYTSGTTGDPKGVVRTHRTEHWHALVLNQHMEIRDDDTYLWTLPMFHCNGWGHTYAITGTGGTHICQRTFDPEGTLRRIRDHDVSFMCGAPTVLNRIIAYHEEHPDEPTTGDRELRIATAGSAPPKATIETVEDEVGWRIIHIYGLTETAPIITTSNSPRRIAQRGREIKSFQGFETLATDVRVVDDDGEDVPRDGRTMGEIVVKGNQVMDRYLNKEEATHEAFNAKKPGYFHTGDLASWNEDGMISIKDREKDIIISGGENVSSLQVEDVLYDHPAIAKAAVIPTPSDEWGEMVTALVVTKPGEDLTADEVTEFAREHLAGYKIPRRVEFVDDLPETATGKVQKYQLRQEYWEGEERLIG
- a CDS encoding twitching motility protein PilT yields the protein MTTNDVPPNPSVLDTTVLSNFSFIDRVDLLAALANICTVPVVREELENGVDSHPYLRPALDALDETVPVASVSDTVANREAVVRGHLDPGEAQAFALADAHDGRLLTDDGDARTFAKNQGISVVGSVGILLAAIDAGRVDRPTADAWLKTWIDDFGYYVPYRDIEEYR
- a CDS encoding UPF0175 family protein — protein: MARITGSYPDDLELLIEGTVEAGVFGGKSDALREFAREYFEDHENERIAAAVALYEREVITLGDAARLAAVDRWTMRDILREHGVELRLGLADEADAEYEAGAATELEFTDRDDEQSAAGGNDSPSE
- the gatC gene encoding Asp-tRNA(Asn)/Glu-tRNA(Gln) amidotransferase subunit GatC, which produces MSDASVDPDEVRHVADLARVALDEEEVTRFAEQFVEILAHFDSLDEVPEVDRERELVNVMRPDETRACLSQEEALANAPETEDGYFKGPRVS
- the gatA gene encoding Asp-tRNA(Asn)/Glu-tRNA(Gln) amidotransferase subunit GatA translates to MGDLNAFITEETIEGADDGPLAGRTVAVKDNISTAGVRTTCGSAMLEDYVPPYDATVVERLTAAGATVVGKTNMDEFGMGSTTETSAYGPTENPAAPGRVPGGSSGGSAAAVAAGEADLALGTDTGGSIRNPAAFCGVVGIKPTYGLVSRYGLVAYANSLEQIGPLAPTVEEAAELLDVIAGPDERDATTRDASEARDDPDGRAAADYASAADGDVSGTTIGVPTELVEGADGGVVEAFEAALDDLRAQGAETVDVSLPSVERAVAAYYVIAMSEASSNLARFDGVRYGVSASSASGGSEDERSESSAVSGGYEGNWNDAFARSREAGFGEEVKRRVLLGTYALSAGYHDKYYAKAQDARAWVARDFDAALSEADVLASPTMPVPPFERGESLDDPLQMYLADVNTVPINLADLPAISVPAGETDGLPVGVQFVGPAFGEREIVRVGSALA